Proteins encoded by one window of Perca fluviatilis chromosome 13, GENO_Pfluv_1.0, whole genome shotgun sequence:
- the ncdn gene encoding neurochondrin produces MADSADVTPVVSSQPPVKEEQGGGEGGEGSESDAGGGLTDAQREVLERCLHALRQAQNDSHTLASLLLITRLCPASQLDKPTLRRIFEAIGLNLPARLLVTAVRGSDNSGLPPQELLSLGTALLAALSTDPDMACHPQLLTTIPFLLGILANGPVNQQKQENQEQNQDGEGGQSPDCKVQSTESSNAESDPTNVAKSAGEEAKGDDGSEANGVSPTSQETSPSSKMDEAMAADCYQVLTAVCALPRGADQLLSRGAVPALCQAVEQNQTFSHQRGLALLGCLLSGKRKDKVWSKHPAELLTLLVRLSKDFCQATDQTKLDMCAQLVMFLPPVGVVVESEELKGVVARVWGVLRPMLQAKLTPRQIGPILVLSACLLDLHGWELVGPPKFCCLLVNRACVEVRMGLEEPPGNELGPELQHTLTGCYRIMEAAIEQACCLGVSQATAPPQSSIPSISLQQTRQVLGVLEEAFSALMYHLQQVDPSRYGDPFVFATFRSLCSWLAEETSCLKQEVTGLLPFLIGYSRSHLQGESPKQGLSDWMAEMSDKEERGAWTGKEALRYLLPALCHLSAEEGPRKVLLTLDTPALLVDFLLQCWTSLKGKSGVASARDPSMETACSALLNFTVTEPERVRKDPCFRKLEALLSEALPVLVHKPRLLVLAANYCTLALMIGRLKSAPSGSVEAGQRRLFSTALRFLRSALDSSASPGPVKVSLSWEESWDEAAELWRLCLQALGGCARAQPWITTLVREEGWLKHTLTMLSQCSALPDKHTQEALEEALCAMADQCPVCKVEIGDMMKTDKGALICMRNLKKSVGVK; encoded by the exons ATGGCTGACAGTGCCGACGTTACACCTGTCGTGAGCAGCCAGCCTCCTGTAAAAGAGGagcagggaggaggagaaggtggAGAAGGCTCAGAGAGTGATGCAGGAGGTGGTTTGACTGATGCACAGAGAGAGGTGTTGGAGAGATGTCTTCATGCACTCAGGCAGGCTCAAAATGACAGTCACACATTGGCTTCTCTTCTGCTG ATAACTCGCTTGTGCCCGGCAAGCCAGCTAGACAAACCCACCTTAAGGCGCATCTTTGAGGCCATTGGTCTAAACCTCCCAGCTCGACTTTTGGTAACAGCAGTCAGAGGCAGCGACAACTCCGGCTTACCCCCACAGGAACTCCTTTCACTGGGCACGGCTCTGTTGGCTGCCCTGAGCACAGACCCAGACATGGCCTGCCATCCCCAGCTCCTCACCACCATCCCATTCCTGCTGGGCATTTTAGCAAATGGTCCTGTGAACCAGCAGAAACAGGAAAACCAGGAACAGAACCAAGATGGAGAGGGAGGGCAGAGTCCAGATTGTAAAGTCCAATCAACAGAGAGTTCAAACGCAGAAAGTGATCCTACAAATGTGGCAAAATCAGCAGGAGAGGAAGCAAAGGGTGATGACGGCAGTGAAGCAAACGGAGTATCACCAACATCTCAAGAAACCTCCCCCTCTTCCAAGATGGACGAGGCCATGGCTGCTGACTGCTACCAGGTTCTTACAGCTGTGTGTGCCTTACCCAGAGGTGCCGACCAGCTGCTGAGCAGGGGTGCCGTTCCTGCTCTGTGCCAGGCAGTGGAACAAAACCAGACTTTCAGTCACCAGAGGGGGCTTGCCTTGCTTGGTTGCCTCCTCTCAGGTAAAAGGAAGGACAAAGTGTGGAGTAAACACCCTGCAGAACTCCTCACTTTACTGGTCAGGCTCTCCAAAGACTTCTGCCAAGCCACAGACCAGACCAAGCTGGACATGTGTGCCCAGTTGGTGATGTTTCTCCCCCCAGTAGGAGTGGTAGTAGAGAGTGAGGAGCTGAAGGGAGTCGTAGCACGTGTATGGGGGGTATTGAGACCCATGTTGCAGGCTAAGTTGACGCCAAGACAGATCGGGCCGATCCTGGTCCTCAGTGCTTGTCTGCTGGATTTGCATGGTTGGGAGCTGGTGGGACCGCCAAAGTTCTGCTGCTTACTGGTGAACCGGGCTTGTGTAGAGGTCAGAATGGGTTTGGAGGAACCGCCTGGTAACGAACTGGGCCCAGAGCTGCAGCACACACTCACAG GCTGTTATCGAATCATGGAGGCTGCCATAGAGCAGGCCTGCTGTCTGGGAGTGTCACAGGCCACTGCACCTCCTCAGAGCTCCATCCCTTCAATCAGTCTGCAGCAGACCAGGCAGGTCCTCGGGGTGTTGGAGGAGGCCTTCTCTGCTTTAATGTACCACCTGCAGCAG GTGGATCCAAGTCGTTATGGTGACCCTTTTGTTTTCGCCACATTCCGCTCTCTGTGCTCCTGGCTGGCCGAGGAGACTTCCTGTCTGAAGCAGGAAGTGACTGGACTGCTGCCGTTCTTGATCGGCTACTCCCGAAGCCACCTGCAGGGTGAGAGCCCAAAGCAGGGCCTCTCTGACTGGATGGCCGAGATGTCCGACAAAGAGGAGAGGGGAGCGTGGACGGGCAAAGAAGCTCTGAG GTATCTCCTTCCAGCTCTGTGCCACCTGTCGGCAGAGGAAGGTCCCAGGAAGGTGCTGCTCACCCTCGACACCCCGGCCCTGCTGGTGGACTTTCTGTTACAGTGCTGGACTTCCCTCAAGGGGAAAAGTGGGGTGGCATCGGCCAGGGATCCCAGCATGGAGACAGCCTGCTCAGCCCTCCTCAACTTCACCGTCACAGAGCCAGAGAGAGTCAG GAAGGACCCATGTTTCAGAAAGCTGGAGGCCCTTCTGAGTGAAGCACTTCCAGTTTTGGTGCATAAACCCCGCCTGCTTGTCCTAGCGGCAAATTACTGCACGTTGGCGCTGATGATTGGCAGACTTAAATCCGCCCCTTCAG gcTCAGTTGAAGCCGGCCAGAGGCGGCTCTTCTCCACAGCTCTCCGGTTCCTCCGCAGCGCCCTGGACTCTAGCGCCAGCCCCGGTCCAGTTAAGGTGAGCCTCAGCTGGGAGGAGAGTTGGGACGAGGCTGCGGAGCTCTGGAGGTTGTGTCTGCAGGCTCTGGGAGGCTGCGCTCGCGCCCAGCCCTGGATCACCACCCTGGTCAGAGAGGAAGGTTGGCTAAAACACACACTTACCATGCTAAGTCAGTGTAGCGCACTACCTGACAAGCACACACAGGAGGCGCTAGAGGAAGCTCTGTGCGCCATGGCAGACCAGTGCCCGGTCTGTAAAGTGGAGATTGGAGACATGATGAAAACTGATAAAGGAGCTTTGATCTGTATGAGGAACCTGAAGAAGTCAGTGGGAGTGAAGTGA